One region of Candidatus Saccharibacteria bacterium genomic DNA includes:
- the rpsH gene encoding 30S ribosomal protein S8 gives MSTTTTDPISDMLTRVRNAVAVGKNEVSLPHSKIKENVAISLKNNGFLQDVSVTDLSVGKQLHITINLAGENARITEIKRLSKPGRRAYTNAREMPRVKRGRGILIISTSKGLMTGEEAKAVGLGGELICQVY, from the coding sequence ACGCGTACGAAACGCAGTAGCAGTTGGCAAAAATGAAGTTAGCCTGCCACACAGCAAAATAAAGGAAAACGTCGCCATTTCTTTAAAGAATAATGGTTTTCTGCAAGACGTGAGCGTTACCGACCTCAGTGTTGGCAAACAGCTGCACATCACGATAAACCTTGCCGGTGAAAACGCGCGCATCACTGAGATCAAGCGTCTGAGCAAGCCCGGTCGACGTGCCTACACTAACGCTCGTGAAATGCCTCGCGTCAAACGTGGCCGCGGTATACTCATCATTTCGACCTCAAAAGGCTTAATGACCGGTGAGGAAGCCAAAGCTGTAGGGCTTGGCGGCGAATTAATCTGTCAAGTTTATTAA